A single Capsicum annuum cultivar UCD-10X-F1 unplaced genomic scaffold, UCD10Xv1.1 ctg81455, whole genome shotgun sequence DNA region contains:
- the LOC107869326 gene encoding probable LRR receptor-like serine/threonine-protein kinase At3g47570, with translation MNQFSDGIPREIGGLETLVQLSLRHNNSQGAIPNSMSNMVGLEFLDPSHNNISGNIPKSLEKLQNLKYFNISVNKLYGEIPSGGPFKNLSSQFFIYNEALCGSSRFSVPPCPTSSKHRSNRKKLLVLFLFLGIALVVVPSTFIFFWIRYRKGKRVLQQADSLSTITSERISYYELIQVTDALSESNLIGSGSFISVYKGVLRSETAIAVKVFNLQLDAAFNSFDTECEVLRSLRHRNLVKVITNCSNLDFKALVLECMPNGSLEKYLYSHNYLLDIRQRLSIMIDVACALEYLHHRCSSLVIHCDLKPSNVLLDDDMVAHLRDFGISKLLGEDQGDLYTKTLATLGYIAPEYGLEGLVSTKCDIYSYGVILLETFTRRKSNEFERDLTLTQWVSYSLPDAVMDIVDANLVTATGNGLQKELDVVASIMKVALDCCAESPARRTNMKDVVEMLQKTKIQLLAC, from the exons ATGAATCAATTCTCAGATGGAATTCCTAGAGAAATTGGAGGATTGGAAACTTTGGTGCAGCTTTCTTTGAGACACAACAATTCGCAAGGAGCTATACCCAACTCAATGAGCAACatggtaggtttggaattcctagacCCTTCTCATAATAATATATCTGGAAACATTCCTAAGTCTTTGGAGAAGCTTCAAAACTTgaagtatttcaatatttctgtCAACAAATTGTATGGTGAAATACCCTCGGGAGGTCCTTTCAAGAACCTCTCGAGTCAGTTTTTCATCTACAATGAAGCATTGTGTGgttcttcaagatttagtgtcccGCCATGCCCCACTTCATCAAAGCACAgatcaaataggaaaaaattgctagttctttttctttttctgggAATTGCACTAGTAGTTGTTCCTAGCACCTTCATTTTCTTCTGGATAAggtatagaaaaggtaaaagagtTCTTCAACAAGCTGATTCATTGTCTACCATAACAAGTGAAAGAATTTCATACTATGAATTGATCCAAGTAACTGATGCGCTTAGCGAGAGTAATCTGATTGGTTCTGGGAGTTTCATCTCTGTTTACAAAGGAGTTCTCAGAAGTGAAACTGCCATTGCAGTCAAAGTGTTCAATCTGCAACTAGATGCGGCATTCAATAGCTTTGATACGGAATGTGAAGTTCTGCGCAGCCTTCGCCATAGGAATCTCGTAAAAGTCATTACTAActgttccaaccttgattttaaGGCTTTAGTGCTGGAGTGTATGCCAAATGGAAGTCTTGAGAAGTATTTGTATTCACACAATTACTTACTCGACATCAGGCAGAGACTAAGCATAatgatagatgtggcatgtgCATTGGAATATCTCCATCATAGGTGCTCGTCGCTTGTGATTCACTGTGATTTGAAGCCGAGTAATGTCTTGCTGGATGATGATATGGTTGCCCACCTAAGAGACTTTGGTATTTCAAAACTACTTGGTGAAGATCAGGGTGATTTGTACACTAAAACCTTAGCAACATTGGGGTATATTGCTCCAG AGTATGGACTGGAAGGACTAGTGTCAACAAAGTGTGACATCTATAGTTATGGGGTCATCTTGCTGGAAACATTTACTAGGAGAAAGTCTAATGAGTTTGAAAGAGATCTTACCTTGACGCAATGGGTGAGTTATTCACTTCCAGATGCAGTAATGGACATTGTGGATGCCAACTTGGTAACAGCAACAGGTAATGGCTTACAGAAGGAGCTAGATGTTGTGGCATCAATCATGAAAGTAGCATTAGATTGTTGTGCTGAATCTCCGGCAAGAAGGACAAACATGAAAGACGTTGTAGAGATGCTGCAGAAAACCAAGATTCAACTTCTTGCATGCTGA